A region from the Lolium perenne isolate Kyuss_39 chromosome 4, Kyuss_2.0, whole genome shotgun sequence genome encodes:
- the LOC127295903 gene encoding protein IN2-1 homolog B: MATAAIPFISAKEDLPSPLTSASELLPLFDGTTRLYLAYHCPYAQRPWITRNCKGLQDKIKVVAIDLADSPAWYKEKVYPANKVPALEHNNQVKGESLDLVKYIDSNFDGPALLPDDSAKKQFAEELLAFSDAFNSAFFSCLRSKGHVSDEAAAAVDKIEAALGKFSDGPFFLGQFSLVDVAYVPFIERFQIFYHGIKNDDIAKGRPNLHKFIEEVNKIDAYTETKLEPQFLLAQMKEKFGIV; this comes from the exons ATGGCAACCGCTGCTATACCGTTCAT CTCCGCCAAGGAAGATCTCCCCTCTCCACTGACATCCGCCTCCGAGCTCCTTCCGCTCTTCGACGGTACCACCAG gttgtaTCTTGCATATCACTGCCCGTACGCGCAGCGCCCTTGGATCACCAGGAACTGCAAG GGTTtacaggacaagatcaaggtagtGGCGATCGATCTGGCAGACAGTCCAGCTTGGTACAAGGAGAAGGTTTACCCAGCCAACAAG GTGCCTGCCCTGGAGCATAACAACCAGGTGAAAGGAGAGAGCCTAGATTTGGTCAAGTACATTGACAGCAATTTCGATGGCCCAGCATTGCTTCCTGAT GATTCAGCAAAGAAGCAGTTCGCTGAGGAACTGCTTGCATTTTCCGATGCCTTTAATAgtgcatttttctcatgcttacgCTCCAAGGGACACGTGTCAGATGAAGCTG CTGCTGCTGTGGATAAAATAGAAGCTGCCTTGGGAAAGTTCAGCGACGGTCCATTCTTCCTTGGCCAGTTCAGTTTG gtGGACGTTGCATATGTTCCATTCATCGAAAGGTTTCAAATATTCTATCATGGTATCAAGAATGATGATATCGCCAAGGGCAGACCCAACCTTCACAAATTCATTGAG GAAGTGAACAAAATCGACGCATATACAGAAACCAAACTGGAGCCACAGTTTTTGCTTGCTCAAATGAAGGAGAAGTTTGGA ATTGTTTGA